Proteins encoded in a region of the Ornithodoros turicata isolate Travis chromosome 3, ASM3712646v1, whole genome shotgun sequence genome:
- the LOC135389816 gene encoding TNF receptor-associated factor 6-like, translating into MSSTHSQIQQHPFAGNDTNMQAQQSLQKRYIIGFEHVGLTDWTEVEFASPIPRFTSCLVCGSIASEMLWGRCWHVFCHLCASITSQDGVLNCPLDGVQTREDALHRDNVATEVLLAFRVYCPNRTQGCDYIGPMEKLKDHTRICGFYNIQCQMCGYYLKRFQLREHAARICPVPEGTESLRQVQKNVAKQGHQLYPEVPRESRSDQQADDMTPSAPASRMAVIFNGNSKTYDILNMVNTMKDMCREYEDLKNSLNIMREDVFASVTQLKLDVDGIQGKIKSENEGWKDALLADMKVLKDMLPNRVYEWRVWPYSKLKKNVLSKKGLIKSEAFYIGHQGYHMAVSGSLGPDPSSGAPSFLAYIHIRKGIFDPMLEWPYKKLTTLKLVNNNENGTDKIVTVDPKAVCADELDSFERPRSDMNVGYGFSLVTMNELERLDKGYLRDDAFTVKISVELP; encoded by the coding sequence ATGTCGTCGACACACTCCCAAATTCAGCAACATCCCTTCGCCGGTAACGACACCAACATGCAAGCGCAGCAGTCTCTCCAGAAAAGGTACATAATCGGATTCGAGCACGTAGGCTTAACCGACTGGACCGAGGTTGAGTTCGCCAGCCCCATACCTCGGTTCACGTCGTGCCTCGTATGCGGGTCTATAGCCTCCGAAATGCTTTGGGGCAGATGCTGGCACGTCTTCTGCCACCTTTGCGCCAGTATCACTTCGCAGGACGGTGTCCTCAATTGTCCTCTCGACGGTGTACAGACTCGTGAGGACGCCTTGCACAGGGACAATGTCGCCACGGAAGTTCTGCTGGCGTTCCGCGTGTACTGTCCAAACAGGACGCAAGGATGTGATTACATTGGGCCCATGGAGAAGTTAAAGGACCACACGCGCATCTGTGGCTTTTACAACATCCAGTGTCAGATGTGTGGCTATTATTTGAAGCGGTTCCAGCTGAGGGAACACGCGGCACGGATATGTCCCGTACCAGAAGGTACCGAGAGTTTGCGTCAAGTGCAGAAGAATGTCGCGAAGCAAGGACATCAACTTTATCCCGAAGTACCCAGGGAAAGTCGCAGTGACCAACAGGCAGACGACATGACGCCATCAGCGCCTGCGTCTAGGATGGCAGTCATTTTCAACGGAAACAGCAAAACGTACGACATCTTGAACATGGTGAATACCATGAAAGACATGTGCCGAGAGTATGAGGACCTGAAGAACTCGTTGAACATCATGCGAGAAGACGTCTTTGCAAGCGTTACTCAGCTCAAATTGGACGTGGACGGTATTCAAGGCAAGATTAAATCTGAGAATGAAGGATGGAAGGACGCGCTGCTAGCCGATATGAAGGTGTTAAAGGACATGTTACCGAACAGGGTTTACGAGTGGCGCGTCTGGCCCTACTCAAAGCTGAAGAAAAACGTACTCAGCAAGAAGGGACTTATAAAAAGCGAAGCATTCTACATCGGTCATCAAGGATATCACATGGCGGTCTCTGGAAGTCTCGGCCCTGACCCTTCCAGTGGGGCCCCCTCTTTCCTCGCGTATATCCATATTCGGAAGGGAATCTTTGACCCTATGTTGGAGTGGCCCTACAAGAAATTGACGACGCTCAAGTTAGTGAACAACAACGAGAACGGTACGGACAAAATTGTCACCGTGGACCCGAAAGCCGTTTGTGCTGATGAGCTAGACAGCTTTGAACGCCCTCGAAGTGACATGAACGTTGGCTACGGTTTTTCTCTGGTGACCATGAATGAACTGGAACGTTTGGATAAAGGCTACCTCAGGGATGATGCGTTCACGGTTAAGATCAGTGTGGAGTTACCGTGA
- the LOC135389817 gene encoding golgin subfamily A member 4-like, with protein MANSISDRRLLVGFDDIGLPDWTPVDFLTFSRDLKVCSMCGVISAMVANITCKHVLCSFCFREQGDGSALTCPIDKIETKPGKVRFERNNTEVLLSLRVACINRRNGCRILDTLRAMKDHTKQCEFQIVQCQMCGKKIKLHEVPLHARKDCVRHRKTEDNAVTKQHSSKLSHHNLAPPMPVIPPPQQHQVYHVATFPSHPPLQALTQVTSKAPPPTNVTSNMVATEPGEVALLQQQVTKVHEDVRKMSSKVQSLRDETAKELDTFKREVQKLKSEKEDYTGVVCAISGLKTQMKGNMTMISEEFDALKEDLKSYETDVQAVGELKDTVRMKLGEVASEVEELKKGLENYAKLNETVSELKASIGGMQDMKYVTEFVTDFEHTLVGDMKGSSGDKKKAFTQQVETLMKCVEVIDELKTSVKHQDIEDIVKELQLVRDDVQKCFALEQKFQALSVQLDGLKEAIREAGDAAKLENTAFKSEQRAELEKAACEIRALGERLNQVAIDMAEMKEAGESEGNAMLRTITEEAAKLSKLGGGAEAALREELFSKLELLYDEVKEFKEREALLALDRSRAIEESKISDEIKAELANLRPLPESIQSLQVGLQSLSTSVDSKLKTLEGTFENFVAEKLAKVDRSQEVMDIRTALEDMKRDIQVLNEMKETLAARDLSVTEALSDTGREMKSLRSSLQLLHDDTAVMREKVRRCEDMRASLDIVQDKVRDYEELKDIVTALRVTVEDTLGKSKGPSEEAEHEDLLS; from the exons ATGGCGAACAGCATAAGCGACAGGCGACTCCTCGTCGGCTTCGACGACATCGGGCTCCCAGACTGGACGCCCGTCGATTTTCTCACCTTTTCTCGGGACCTGAAAGTATGCTCCATGTGCGGCGTTATATCGGCGATGGTGGCAAATATCACCTGCAAGCACGTCCTCTGCAGCTTCTGCTTCAGGGAGCAAGGCGACGGGTCTGCGCTCACTTGTCCCATTGATAAA ATCGAGACAAAGCCAGGCAAGGTGCGCTTCGAACGCAACAACACCGAAGTCCTCCTCTCTCTCCGCGTCGCCTGCATCAACCGGCGCAACGGCTGCAGGATCCTGGACACCCTACGCGCCATGAAAGACCACACCAAGCAGTGCGAATTTCAGATCGTGCAGTGCCAGATGTGCGGCAAGAAGATCAAACTGCACGAGGTTCCCCTGCACGCTCGAAAGGACTGCGTCCGCCACCGGAAGACTGAGGATAACGCCGTCACAAAGCAGCATTCGTCGAAACTCAGCCACCACAACTTAGCGCCACCTATGCCGGTGATTCCACCGCCGCAGCAGCACCAGGTCTATCACGTGGCTACGTTTCCCAGCCACCCGCCTCTGCAAGCCCTCACGCAGGTGACATCGAAGGCGCCGCCGCCTACGAATGTGACGTCCAACATGGTCGCTACAGAACCGGGCGAAGTAGCTCTACTGCAGCAGCAGGTTACCAAGGTACACGAGGATGTCCGTAAGATGTCGTCGAAGGTTCAAAGTCTTCGAGACGAAACTGCAAAGGAGCTGGATACCTTCAAGAGAGAAGTACAGAAGCTCAAGAGCGAGAAGGAAGACTACACCGGTGTTGTGTGTGCAATCTCTGGGTTGAAGACTCAGATGAAGGGCAATATGACAATGATCAGCGAGGAGTTCGACGCGTTGAAGGAAGACCTGAAGAGCTACGAGACTGATGTCCAGGCCGTGGGAGAGCTGAAGGATACGGTGAGGATGAAGCTGGGCGAAGTCGCCAGCGAGGTTGAGGAGCTTAAGAAGGGCCTCGAGAACTACGCCAAGCTTAACGAGACCGTAAGTGAACTTAAAGCGTCGATAGGTGGCATGCAAGACATGAAGTACGTTACGGAGTTTGTCACTGACTTTGAACACACGTTAGTTGGAGACATGAAGGGTAGTTCGGGCGACAAGAAAAAAGCGTTCACTCAGCAAGTCGAGACTCTGATGAAATGCGTTGAGGTCATCGATGAGCTGAAGACTAGTGTCAAGCACCAGGACATCGAAGACATCGTGAAGGAGTTGCAACTGGTCAGAGACGACGTCCAGAAATGCTTTGCCCTAGAACAGAAGTTTCAAGCTTTGTCTGTTCAACTGGACGGGCTCAAGGAAGCCATCAGGGAAGCCGGAGACGCTGCAAAGCTTGAAAACACCGCGTTCAAGTCGGAGCAACGTGCAGAACTTGAGAAGGCTGCGTGCGAGATACGAGCACTTGGGGAAAGACTTAACCAAGTGGCGATTGACATGGCAGAAATGAAAGAAGCAGGGGAGAGTGAAGGTAACGCCATGCTTAGAACAATCACGGAAGAAGCTGCCAAGCTTTCAAAACTTGGCGGTGGCGCCGAAGCAGCTTTACGGGAAGAGTTGTTCTCAAAGTTAGAATTATTATACGACGAAGTAAAAGAATTTAAGGAAAGGGAAGCATTATTGGCGCTCGACCGTAGTAGGGCAATTGAAGAAAGCAAGATATCTGACGAAATCAAAGCAGAACTGGCGAACCTTCGTCCTCTTCCTGAAAGTATCCAGAGCCTGCAAGTCGGCTTACAGTCACTTTCGACGAGCGTCGACAGCAAGCTCAAGACTCTAGAGGGCACGTTCGAAAATTTTGTAGCCGAGAAGCTGGCCAAGGTTGACAGATCTCAAGAGGTGATGGACATTCGAACTGCGCTGGAGGACATGAAGCGAGACATCCAAGTGTTGAACGAAATGAAAGAGACCCTCGCCGCTAGGGACCTATCGGTGACGGAAGCCCTGTCTGATACTGGTCGAGAGATGAAAAGCCTGCGGTCTTCGCTGCAGTTGCTACACGATGATACGGCAGTGATGCGAGAGAAGGTGAGACGATGTGAAGACATGAGGGCCTCCCTGGACATCGTTCAAGACAAGGTACGGGATTACGAGGAATTGAAGGATATCGTCACGGCTCTGCGCGTGACCGTTGAGGACACCTTGGGCAAGTCGAAAGGGCCGTCAGAAGAAGCAGAGCATGAAGACCTGTTGAGCTAA
- the LOC135387840 gene encoding uncharacterized protein LOC135387840 — MRTDLLPATVVLVLPVFALAIQDQLDTAANYPPQVPSGEEIDLNKRGYGSLCEKDDDCFIGRGLACVGSRCNCSTKNPLRIRDSTGIPTCLKAKAIYEACTYDEECVRGSENLKCVDYLCYCSLPFILRDDMQCVAARPPMLRTLVAVVPTVFLLFIIFILGGTYIYQRLFHHQEPGVRREPSGEPESQQGSAEAVAKRSYTGSNAIKLQNTNLSGIYRQFLRSAQASHSRESVSAASRPTPGFLATPKAVRDQPRGASFSPTYFRDVISSSTEEDLTEVKVCRGDAENPPGADDPIPLMLAKKILGASLLNSITSSEEVVVKVETKAKEAVDKSADKAEKRPKKVEEKRRQSESKKGAVEVTQTEKFSCVLDKGTEHRSQHVGDVSPPTKLSRAAPPPQADEPKKTTTVRRLPSSDLQRDHVEPELYEGTQADLTMTPTLPLREKNTLGIGTPFVDTEDPLPESESVGLSFLSLASSHEVLPKPDIQSKSFRARLSEENRVHQGSHSLDDGKLRFCRFSPLDVEFDLNLLPSLSNDPYSAEHYLEVVHEEEIADGQSTENVREVDPVTAQSSVRTAPQLPTENRGGTTEGRTVGGATDKNGSCDPIQTATAPVNVAEQETVAEKSAGTGRKSSKVISAKTVKPETAREPEVLVPDIGNKAKQTILPESPSCPSKPEIPTVKDSEKRRGPLRSSASGVEQQDDVRRLLRLTSPLADGGGVKREDSASRRTGRRGAVVQLPTMATVDEESTQRPECSSKIERNLGAVQDVRTRARKSPEPPESLDSAKGKSSKTPVTAKTTLSSAQTAVPDKDFRRNVGNARGQQKPLRQQKSLLRAGPFRLTGSISRLPKVEEGHPLTSIEQDDVRPDVHTSRILLGSRISNPSVDAGVGRASSLSLRRFSPMPVSPTTSAKGRAGRPGSRRLLRSSSTALNKSSLKLARSRRDIAATFGEAIQALKRKSSKPLKEEVDTGASDHVPSSSTTQRTERKSDKTDADEDLAKEIQDAVRTGSTSSGSHDITEALTKIKVAMMGNEHYRRERNVLQRPSARATPSENRPSIPTGVALNETQYILQYDINFRRQQRRSSEAICTRSPSPTRNCRPVPGVEFSPRPSTPPSEVFVSKNMAGVCDVSPSFIKSLLDQELIQVSPLPLKEIIRLRYPHMTPIIARKKNASSSKTTSKHQRSSILATLNEASTSHTNPDSVSCSEFLEQGEVYGKPIPKPRSTSHRMEEKTDEPRPVPRKRNVTSKRANRGRLHLITGNVLDVGPHPVAAFVQPLHLSPKDSFTTIGDTSSTKASRQAKRQKQRRLTAGDSAVERNGDLEVLYDAAITRAEAVGLRSSINSTNLHDETPRTQAAPYNDVVSRRQDVNDSRPNSRTRRRLHPSRHPRRYSSEPHRSSGTITLAAKKQFSEPLRGQLAIIPEVTNEASPTPSTESSYDAISSLDDPSSDSDNTRSSYSTPPRHKPKQPDITLCRKTTNMDNVPKKPKPYSITPTSSAFFTSDTSSYLGASCVPSSLRGKLSDVEVCVRSSVMEGTTTEGVLSIDLGRTTLVNDPSRASSFRKKTMKKIGSRVRDLRRVFEDSSRDVTQKCSSIRDKFGIVSARVNQWRTSKSHPQRDVAPMLVTESHRPLQVQEVEEQVTTFHQMMKALQKSSTSVIAAIGGSSVPSRTASPRSSPSHLHESASREWKEPAVEPEPDSSLESFPGHNEPPGRREHLKEKVIAEMGLSDWQRKPLPRTRTKRAPSPRLLSYAVWPGREQPDSSTSFSVLEASDVDSLFAVTSMEGGSKPYQCFGMTASSTSNVPVSRSLHIDTSESEWYSCSDTEHDA, encoded by the exons CCAAGGCCATCTACGAAGCATGCACGTACGACGAGGAATGCGTCCGGGGAAGCGAGAACCTCAAATGCGTCGACTATCTCTGCTACTGTTCACTGCCTTTCATTCTCAGAGATGACATGCAGTGCGTGGCCG CTCGGCCACCCATGCTGCGAACGCTGGTGGCTGTAGTTCCTACGGTGTTCCTCCTGTTCATCATCTTCATACTGGGTGGCACGTACATTTACCAAAG GCTCTTCCACCATCAGGAGCCCGGAGTCCGAAGAGAGCCAAGCGGCGAACCGGAGAGTCAACAGGGATCAGCAGAAGCTGTCGCAAAGCGCTCATACACCGGGAGCAACGCCATCAAGTTGCAAAATACCAACCTTTCCGGCATTTATCGGCAATTTTTACGATCCGCACAGGCGTCTCATAGCCGAGAAAGTGTGTCCGCG GCCTCCAGACCTACACCTGGTTTCCTGGCTACGCCAAAGGCTGTTCGTGATCAACCACGTGGTGCTTCGTTCTCTCCTACCTACTTCAGGGATGTGATTTCTTCATCGACTGAGGAAGACCTAACGGAAGTGAAAGTGTGCAGAGGAGACGCGGAAAACCCACCGGGAGCGGACGATCCGATTCCTTTGATGCTCGCAAAGAAGATACTCGGCGCGTCTTTGCTGAACAGCATCACGAGCTCGGAAGAAGTCGTCGTTAAGGTTGAGACGAAAGCTAAAGAAGCCGTCGATAAAAGTGCGGACAAAGCTGAAAAGCGTCCGAAGAAAGTCGAAGAGAAGAGGCGACAAAGTGAGAGCAAGAAAGGTGCGGTTGAAGTTACGCAGACGGAAAAGTTTTCGTGTGTACTTGACAAGGGCACGGAACATCGTTCGCAACATG TGGGTGACGTCTCCCCTCCCACGAAACTCTCCAGAGCAGCGCCGCCACCACAGGCCGATGAGCCCAAGAAGACCACTACCGTTCGTCGTCTACCTTCCAGTGACTTGCAGAGAGATCACGTTGAACCAGAACTCTACGAGGGCACCCAGGCGGATTTAACGATGACGCCGACGCTACCGCTGCGGGAGAAGAACACGCTGGGTATCGGCACTCCGTTCGTGGACACCGAAGATCCTCTCCCGGAATCCGAGTCCGTCGGGCTTTCATTCCTGTCTCTAGCGTCCAGTCACGAAGTGCTGCCCAAACCCGATATCCAAAGCAAATCTTTCAGAGCTAGGCTTAGTGAAGAGAACCGCGTGCATCAGGGCAGCCATTCGTTGGATGACGGGAAACTCCG GTTTTGCCGGTTTTCACCACTGGACGTGGAGTTCGACTTGAACCTTCTGCCTTCTTTGTCAAACGACCCATATTCTGCTGAACATTACCTGGAAGTTGTGCACGAAGAAGAAATCGCAGACGGGCAGTCTACTGAGAATGTTAGAGAAGTTGATCCTGTTACAGCGCAGTCGTCTGTTCGTACCGCTCCTCAACTGCCGACAGAAAATCGTGGCGGGACCACGGAGGGCAGAACTGTTGGAGGTGCCACAGACAAAAATGGGTCATGTGACCCTATACAGACCGCTACTGCACCTGTAAACGTTGCGGAACAGGAAACTGTAGCTGAGAAAAGTGCAGGTACTGGACGTAAGTCATCGAAGGTTATTTCTGCGAAGACTGtgaaacctgagacagcacgtGAGCCAGAGGTACTTGTCCCAGACATAGGGAACAAAGCAAAGCAAACAATCCTTCCTGAGAGTCCTAGTTGTCCCTCAAAGCCTGAGATACCCACCGTCAAAGATTCTGAAAAGCGACGTGGCCCATTGAGAAGTTCGGCGTCTGGAGTTGAGCAGCAGGACGACGTGCGAAGACTTCTTCGGCTGACTTCGCCGCTGGCCGATGGAGGAGGGGTCAAACGGGAAGACAGTGCATCGCGACGTACAGGAAGACGAGGGGCTGTAGTACAGCTACCAACGATGGCAACAGTCGACGAAGAGTCCACGCAACGTCCTGAGTGTTCCTCTAAAATTGAACGCAATCTAGGCGCGGTTCAAGATGTCCGCACGAGAGCACGCAAATCTCCAGAACCTCCAGAGTCCTTAGACTCCGCTAAGGGCAAGAGTTCAAAAACGCCAGTTACCGCCAAAACGACATTGAGCTCAGCACAGACCGCTGTACCAGACAAggacttccgccgcaacgtGGGCAACGCACGGGGCCAACAGAAGCCATTACGTCAACAGAAGTCATTATTACGTGCTGGTCCTTTTCGACTTACAGGCTCCATTTCCAGACTACCAAAAGTGGAGGAGGGCCATCCCCTCACGTCCATAGAACAGGATGACGTCCGTCCCGACGTTCATACTTCGCGCATACTTCTCGGTTCGAGAATTTCGAACCCGTCCGTTGACGCGGGCGTCGGCAGGGCGTCGTCTCTAAGTCTTAGACGTTTCTCACCGATGCCGGTCTCCCCCACGACGTCTGCCAAAGGCCGCGCGGGACGTCCAGGATCCAGGAGACTTCTTCGTAGCTCTTCCACTGCTTTGAACAAATCCTCATTGAAACTTGCACGGTCCCGACGGGATATCGCCGCGACATTCGGTGAAGCTATCCAGGCCCTGAAGAGGAAATCTTCGAAGCCTTTGAAGGAGGAAGTGGATACTGGAGCAAGTGACCACGTTCCAAGTTCCTCGACGACGCAGAGGACGGAAAGGAAGAGCGATAAAACGGATGCCGACGAAGACCTGGCGAAGGAGATACAGGATGCTGTTAGGACGGGTAGTACTTCGTCTGGGAGTCATGACATCACTGAGGCGCTGACAAAGATCAAGGTGGCCATGATGGGTAACGAGCATTACAG GCGCGAGAGGAATGTCCTGCAAAGACCATCCGCCAGGGCAACACCCAGCGAGAACCGTCCATCCATTCCCACGGGTGTAGCACTGAACGAGACCCAGTACATCCTCCAGTACGACATCAATTTTCGTCGGCAACAACGGCGCAGCAGCGAAGCGATCTGCACTCGCTCACCATCACCCACCAGGAACTGCCGACCTGTGCCGGGAGTGGAGTTTTCCCCTCGCCCTAGCACACCACCGTCCGAAGTATTTGTCTCCAAGAACATGGCGGGTGTCTGTGATGTTTCTCCCAGCTTCATAAAGTCACTTTTGGACCAAGAACTTATACAG GTATCTCCGCTGCCTTTGAAGGAAATCATCAGGCTCAGATATCCTCACATGACGCCTATTATCGCTCGTAAGAAAAACGCTTCCAGCTCGAAAACAACTTCGAAGCACCAAAGAAGTTCCATCTTGGCCACCTTGAACGAGGCCAGTACCAGTCACACAAATCCGGATAGCGTCTCCTGTTCTGAATTCCTCGAGCAAGGGGAAGTCTATGGGAAACCAATTCCAAAGCCACGCTCAACGTCACACAG AATGGAAGAGAAGACCGATGAACCTAGACCAGTACCGCGCAAGCGAAATGTGACGTCGAAGCGTGCCAATCGAGGAAGGCTTCACCTGATCACTGGCAACGTCCTTGACGTTGGACCTCATCCTGTGGCAGCATTTGTTCAGCCTCTG CATTTAAGCCCTAAAGACTCCTTTACAACCATTGGAGACACGTCTTCGACCAAAGCGAGCCGTCAAGCAAAGCGACAGAAACAGCGTCGCCTGACGGCAGGTGACAGCGCCGTCGAACGGAATGGAGACCTGGAAGTCCTATACGACGCAGCTATCACCAGGGCTGAGGCTGTTGGCTTGAGAAGTTCCATCAATTCCACAAACTTGCACGATGAGACGCCGCGCACTCAAGCTGCGCCTTATAACGATGTGGTATCTCG CCGACAAGACGTCAACGATTCCCGCCCAAATTCCCGCACTCGTCGCAGGCTCCACCCTTCGAGGCATCCCCGCCGATATTCTTCCGAGCCTCATCGTTCATCCGGAACCATCACCTTGGCGGCTAAGAAGCAGTTCTCAGAACCTCTACGGGGCCAACTAGCTATCATACCCGAAGTCACCAACGAGGCCTCGCCCACCCCTTCGACGGAGTCTTCCTACGATGCCATATCGTCCCTCGACGATCCTTCTAGTGATTCCGATAACACAAGGTCGTCGTACTCAACGCCGCCTCGACATAAACCCAAGCAACCTGATATCACACTCTGCAGGAAAACTACCAACATGGATAACGTGCCCAAGAAACCGAAACCTTATTCCATTACGCCTACGTCGTCCGCGTTCTTCACATCCGACACCTCCTCTTACCTGGGTGCCTCTTGCGTGCCTTCGTCGCTCCGTGGGAAGCTGTCCGACGTAGAGGTGTGTGTTCGAAGCAGCGTTATGGAAGGTACCACAACTGAGGGCGTTCTCAGTATTgacctgggaagaacgacgttGGTGAATGACCCTTCGAGGGCGTCGTCATTCCGAAAGAAGACTATGAAGAAGATCGGCAGCAGAGTGCGGGATCTGCGAAGGGTATTCGAAGACTCGTCGAGGGATGTAACGCAGAAGTGCAGTTCCATTCGTGATAAGTTTGGAATAGTTTCGGCTAGGGTTAATCAGTGGAGGACTTCGAAATCTCATCCACAGAGAGACGTCGCACCGATGCTG GTAACTGAGAGTCACCGTCCATTACAAGTCCAGGAAGTCGAGGAACAAGTGACCACGTTTCACCAGATGATGAAAGCGCTTCAGAAGAGCAGCACTAGTGTGATAGCTGCTATTGGTGGGTCCAGTGTTCCTTCTCGTACGGCCTCTCCAAGAAGCAGCCCAAGCCATCTTCACGAGAGCGCTTCACGCGAATGGAAGGAACCTGCTGTCGAACCAGAACCGGACAGCTCTCTGGAGAGCTTCCCAGGACACAATGAGCCACCTGGCAGGAGGGAGCATTTGAAGGAGAAAGTCATTGCGGAGATGGGCCTCTCCg ACTGGCAGAGGAAGCCGTTGCCCAGAACGAGAACGAAGCGAGCGCCTAGCCCGCGGCTGCTGAGCTATGCTGTCTGGCCTGGACGGGAGCAGCCCGATTCGTCGACGTCCTTCTCTGTCCTGGAAGCGAGTGACGTCGATTCTCTGTTCGCCGTGACGTCAATGGAAGGGGGCTCCAAGCCGTATCAATGTTTCGGCATGACTGCGTCCTCCACGTCCAACGTTCCCGTTTCTCGTAGTTTGCATATAGATACTTCAGAGTCTGAATGGTATTCTTGCTCTGATACCGAGCACGATGCATAA